A stretch of Acidimicrobiales bacterium DNA encodes these proteins:
- a CDS encoding peroxiredoxin, with product MSLAIGDTAPDFEAQTTEGPIRFHEWIGDSWAVLFSHPKDFTPVCTTELGYMARIKPEFDRRGVKVIGLSVDSTGDHEQWARDIEETQGTAPNYPIIGDSDFNVAKLYGMLPASTSGEAKSRTPADNQTVRNVFVIGPDKKLKLILVYPMTTGRNFDEVLRVIDSLQLTANHRVATPVNWKPGEDVIISGSVSNDEAKKVFGSWKEPKPYIRIVPQPD from the coding sequence ATGTCACTGGCAATCGGCGACACTGCTCCGGACTTCGAAGCCCAGACCACCGAAGGACCCATTCGCTTCCATGAATGGATAGGTGACTCGTGGGCGGTGCTGTTCAGCCACCCGAAGGATTTCACCCCGGTCTGCACCACCGAGCTCGGGTACATGGCGAGGATCAAGCCGGAATTCGACCGGCGCGGTGTCAAGGTCATCGGACTCTCCGTCGACTCGACCGGCGACCACGAGCAATGGGCGAGAGATATCGAGGAAACCCAGGGGACAGCCCCCAACTACCCGATTATCGGTGACTCGGATTTCAACGTCGCCAAGCTCTACGGGATGCTCCCGGCCAGCACATCCGGCGAGGCCAAGTCGCGTACCCCTGCAGACAATCAGACGGTCCGGAACGTCTTCGTGATCGGCCCGGACAAGAAGCTCAAGCTGATCCTGGTGTACCCGATGACCACCGGCCGGAACTTCGACGAGGTACTTCGCGTCATCGACTCGCTGCAACTCACCGCAAATCACCGGGTCGCTACTCCTGTCAACTGGAAGCCGGGCGAAGACGTGATCATCTCCGGCTCTGTCTCGAACGACGAGGCCAAGAAGGTGTTCGGGAGCTGGAAGGAGCCGAAGCCGTACATCCGGATCGTCCCCCAGCCCGACTGA
- a CDS encoding PAS domain-containing protein — protein sequence MTESGGGSGATHKKSLQLILARELAANLATPMFLIDEEGMLVYFNEAAELMLGRTFAEVGQMTANEFGTKLQLAELDGSPMRRRDSPAGVAFLQRQPSHRTVLATSLDGSRRPFEVTAYPLFGKVGEMHGVLTVFWEADR from the coding sequence ATGACCGAGTCTGGGGGCGGATCGGGCGCGACACACAAGAAGAGCTTGCAGCTCATCCTTGCGAGAGAGCTTGCGGCCAATCTCGCCACGCCGATGTTCCTCATCGACGAGGAGGGCATGCTCGTCTACTTCAACGAGGCGGCGGAGCTGATGCTCGGGCGAACGTTCGCGGAGGTCGGGCAGATGACGGCCAACGAGTTCGGTACCAAGCTGCAGCTGGCCGAGCTCGACGGCTCGCCGATGCGCCGGCGGGATTCGCCCGCGGGGGTTGCCTTCTTGCAACGCCAGCCATCCCACCGGACGGTGCTCGCCACTTCTCTCGACGGGTCGAGGAGACCGTTCGAGGTGACGGCGTATCCGTTATTCGGAAAGGTCGGAGAGATGCACGGTGTGCTCACGGTCTTCTGGGAGGCCGACCGATGA
- a CDS encoding carboxymuconolactone decarboxylase family protein, translating to MARIGIPSGPGGEASMIWTLRPEMGSMVERMISTVYQRSILPPEEREVARMRIAQLNACSACSNFRAPSVLAAGVTEDLYEHLDEASDYPGYSRRQRLAIEFAERFAANHREIDDDLFARLRSSFSDQEILDLTMCVSVYLGLGRALEVLGIDSSCAIDI from the coding sequence ATGGCCCGAATCGGCATTCCAAGTGGTCCCGGCGGCGAAGCGTCGATGATCTGGACGCTGCGCCCAGAGATGGGCTCCATGGTCGAGCGAATGATCTCGACCGTCTATCAGCGCAGCATCCTTCCCCCCGAGGAGCGGGAAGTGGCGCGCATGCGCATCGCCCAGTTGAACGCGTGCAGCGCGTGCTCGAACTTCCGCGCACCCTCCGTGCTGGCGGCTGGAGTGACCGAGGATCTGTACGAGCACCTCGATGAGGCGTCGGACTATCCGGGATACAGCCGGCGACAGAGGCTCGCCATCGAGTTCGCTGAGCGCTTCGCGGCCAACCATCGCGAGATCGACGACGACCTGTTCGCGCGCTTGCGATCAAGCTTCAGCGATCAGGAGATCCTGGACTTGACCATGTGCGTGTCCGTGTATCTGGGCCTCGGGCGGGCGCTCGAAGTTCTCGGAATCGACTCGAGCTGCGCGATCGACATCTGA
- a CDS encoding MBL fold metallo-hydrolase: MKVRIWGCRGSLATPGPETVRYGGNTSCVEVRGSDGQILVLDAGTGMRPLGITMMDESTQPVHVLLSHLHLDHLQGLGFFRPLFQPDREIHIWGPSSPVQPLADRIATYLSPPLFPVRLSDVPSKLYFHDVPDELVAIGGFNIRAELVTHQGPTVGYRIEEGGRSVVYMPDHEPGLGHGLEGRSAEWISGYDLACRADVLLHDAQYTDDEYPAHVGWGHSSVGHVVDFAKKAEVSHLVLFHHDPYHPDTELEDLVSTAREVWGTSEGQVLAAWEGMTVDLTGEEVVAY; encoded by the coding sequence ATGAAGGTGCGGATCTGGGGTTGCAGGGGATCGCTTGCCACGCCGGGACCCGAAACGGTTCGCTATGGAGGCAACACGTCCTGCGTCGAGGTGCGGGGGAGCGACGGGCAGATCCTCGTCTTGGACGCCGGGACGGGCATGCGCCCCCTCGGCATAACCATGATGGACGAGTCAACTCAGCCGGTACACGTCCTGCTGAGCCACCTGCACCTCGATCACTTACAGGGACTCGGGTTCTTCCGACCGCTCTTCCAGCCGGACCGTGAAATCCACATCTGGGGGCCGTCCTCACCGGTACAGCCGCTGGCCGACCGGATCGCCACCTACCTGTCGCCGCCGTTGTTTCCCGTCCGGCTCTCCGACGTACCATCGAAGCTCTACTTCCACGACGTTCCCGACGAGCTGGTCGCGATCGGAGGCTTCAACATCCGGGCCGAGCTGGTCACCCATCAAGGCCCGACAGTGGGATACCGGATCGAGGAGGGCGGGCGCAGCGTCGTTTACATGCCCGACCACGAACCCGGCCTCGGTCACGGGCTAGAGGGTCGCTCGGCCGAGTGGATCAGCGGCTACGACCTGGCGTGCCGCGCGGACGTTCTCCTGCACGACGCTCAGTACACCGACGACGAGTATCCGGCCCACGTCGGCTGGGGGCACTCTTCGGTCGGGCACGTGGTGGACTTCGCCAAGAAGGCTGAAGTGAGTCATCTCGTGTTGTTCCATCACGACCCGTACCATCCCGACACCGAACTGGAGGATCTCGTGTCCACGGCGCGGGAGGTATGGGGCACATCTGAGGGTCAGGTGCTCGCGGCGTGGGAGGGCATGACCGTCGACCTGACCGGCGAAGAAGTGGTCGCATACTGA
- a CDS encoding acyl-CoA synthetase has translation MNISDHAAKTPDAPALVTSEGKTVSYGELYERSQKVAGALYSAGLRRGDAVALMLPNRPEFIEVTWGCQLSGLYYTPVNTHLTFDEVAYIVEDSEAKAVFIDESMAPLASQLLGHMPGVSTRIIVGDTAPSWMAYEDVLNGAGGTPEPSDGSEMLYSSGTTGRPKAVRRPLPAENGSWAQSVLELALLHRYGMTASSVYLSPAPLYHAAGVNYTMAVNRVGAASVLMRKFDPETVLRLIELHRVTHAQFVPTMFVRMLKLPEQVRAKYDVSSLRCVLHAAAPCPVDVKHQMMDWFGPIIHEYYGGTEGFAGTTIGPEEWLAHPGSVGKPLTTVHVLDSGGEGLPPGSPGEIYFEGGPDFEYFKDPQKTASVSNGKGWRTLGDVGYVDDDGYLYLTDRSTFMIVSGGVNIYPQEIENLLVMHPKLADAAVFGVPNDEFGEEVKAVVQPLDGVAPGPDLAAELVEYCRAHLASYKCPRSVDFDSALPRDPNGKLYKRRIRDRYWQGKASRIL, from the coding sequence GTGAACATCTCCGACCACGCGGCCAAGACGCCCGATGCGCCGGCGCTCGTTACCTCTGAAGGCAAGACCGTCTCGTATGGCGAGCTGTACGAGCGAAGTCAAAAGGTAGCGGGCGCCCTCTACTCGGCTGGTCTGCGCCGCGGGGATGCCGTCGCCCTGATGCTTCCGAATCGGCCCGAGTTCATCGAGGTGACCTGGGGTTGCCAGCTCTCCGGCCTGTACTACACGCCGGTTAACACGCATCTCACCTTCGACGAAGTCGCCTACATAGTCGAGGACTCGGAAGCGAAAGCCGTCTTCATCGACGAGTCGATGGCCCCGCTCGCTTCCCAGCTTCTCGGCCACATGCCCGGAGTCAGCACGCGGATCATCGTCGGCGACACGGCTCCGAGCTGGATGGCCTACGAAGACGTTCTCAATGGGGCGGGTGGGACCCCTGAACCGTCGGACGGCAGCGAGATGCTTTACTCGTCTGGCACCACCGGGCGCCCCAAGGCGGTGCGCCGTCCGCTTCCTGCGGAGAACGGTTCCTGGGCGCAGTCGGTCCTGGAACTGGCTCTGCTCCACCGTTACGGGATGACGGCTTCCAGCGTGTACCTCTCGCCGGCACCTCTTTACCACGCGGCCGGGGTGAACTACACCATGGCGGTGAACCGGGTCGGAGCGGCTTCGGTCCTGATGCGGAAGTTCGATCCCGAAACCGTCCTCAGGCTGATCGAGCTTCATCGCGTCACCCATGCGCAGTTCGTGCCGACGATGTTCGTGCGGATGCTCAAGCTGCCAGAGCAGGTCCGTGCGAAGTACGACGTCTCGTCTCTCCGGTGCGTGCTCCACGCCGCGGCGCCATGCCCGGTCGATGTCAAACATCAGATGATGGATTGGTTCGGTCCGATCATCCACGAGTACTACGGCGGGACCGAGGGCTTTGCGGGAACCACGATTGGTCCCGAGGAGTGGCTCGCCCATCCCGGTTCGGTCGGCAAGCCTCTCACCACGGTTCACGTACTCGATTCCGGGGGAGAGGGGCTTCCTCCGGGCTCGCCGGGAGAGATTTACTTCGAGGGTGGACCTGACTTCGAGTATTTCAAGGATCCGCAGAAGACCGCCTCGGTGTCCAACGGGAAAGGGTGGCGCACGCTCGGCGACGTCGGCTACGTGGACGACGACGGGTACCTCTACCTCACGGACCGCTCCACGTTCATGATCGTCTCCGGTGGCGTCAACATCTACCCGCAGGAGATCGAGAACCTCCTGGTGATGCACCCCAAGCTCGCCGACGCTGCTGTCTTCGGCGTGCCGAACGACGAGTTCGGCGAGGAGGTCAAGGCCGTCGTCCAGCCTCTCGACGGTGTTGCCCCCGGTCCGGACCTGGCCGCCGAGCTGGTCGAATACTGCCGGGCGCATCTGGCGTCATACAAGTGCCCCCGCAGCGTCGATTTCGATTCCGCCCTGCCTCGGGATCCGAACGGCAAGCTCTACAAGAGGCGGATTCGCGATCGTTACTGGCAGGGAAAGGCGTCGCGAATCTTGTAG
- a CDS encoding enoyl-CoA hydratase-related protein produces the protein MNLTETRERIIYEKDGPIARVILNWPEKANAQDQKLAEEVDAALLDADRDYDIKVLVLKANGKGFCSGHAIGDNARDYPAFVEGGAHMGTPWKGQTDLFVKPVMNLWEFSKPTIAQVHGYCVGGGTHYGLTTDIVIASDDAYFQYPPLQGFGMPSGECSIEPWVFMNWRRAAYYLYLAEVIDAQKALAVGLVNEVVPRDELDARVDTIARQIAQAPLTTLMATKANLKRAWELMGMRVHWQSSNDLVALASLSSDVQALIRRVLEGNIKPAEMARRQAAAADANGAGDANGGSDHQA, from the coding sequence ATGAACCTTACGGAGACCCGCGAGCGCATCATCTACGAGAAGGATGGCCCGATCGCCCGCGTGATCCTCAACTGGCCGGAGAAGGCGAACGCCCAGGACCAGAAGCTGGCCGAGGAGGTCGACGCCGCGCTCCTCGACGCTGACCGCGATTACGACATCAAGGTCCTCGTGTTGAAGGCCAACGGCAAGGGGTTCTGCTCCGGTCACGCCATTGGGGACAACGCACGTGACTACCCGGCGTTCGTCGAGGGAGGGGCTCACATGGGAACGCCGTGGAAGGGTCAGACCGACCTGTTCGTGAAACCGGTCATGAACCTGTGGGAGTTCTCCAAGCCGACGATCGCGCAAGTGCACGGTTACTGCGTCGGCGGGGGCACCCATTACGGGCTCACCACTGACATCGTTATCGCCTCCGATGACGCCTACTTCCAGTACCCGCCGCTACAGGGGTTCGGCATGCCCTCCGGTGAATGCTCGATCGAGCCGTGGGTGTTCATGAACTGGCGCCGGGCCGCGTACTACCTGTACCTGGCAGAGGTCATCGACGCGCAGAAGGCGCTGGCAGTCGGCCTGGTGAACGAAGTCGTGCCTCGGGACGAACTCGACGCTCGGGTCGACACCATCGCCCGCCAGATCGCCCAAGCGCCTCTGACGACGCTCATGGCGACGAAGGCGAACCTGAAGCGGGCCTGGGAGCTGATGGGCATGCGCGTGCACTGGCAGAGCTCCAACGACCTGGTCGCCCTCGCGTCGCTCAGCTCCGATGTCCAGGCGCTTATCCGGCGGGTGCTCGAAGGCAACATCAAGCCGGCCGAGATGGCACGCCGCCAAGCCGCCGCCGCTGACGCCAACGGAGCGGGTGATGCGAACGGCGGATCCGACCATCAGGCCTGA
- a CDS encoding SDR family oxidoreductase: MNTLQDRVAIITGAGRGIGREHALLFAAEGAKVVVNDLGGDRDGTGADASPAQQVVDEIKATGGEAIANHDDVADFEGARRMVQSAIDTYGDLHVLVNNAGILRDRMLVNMTEEEWDAVIHVHLKGHFAPLRHAAAYWREQSKAGHEAKRSVINTSSTSGLFGNVGQTNYGAAKMGIAALTIISNWELGRFGVRVNAIAPAAYTRLTADLNPDRPYEPGGPMDPANISPFVAYLATEECPINGRCFFVFGGQVHLFQPFALVDKIEKDGRWTVPELEKEAARFADVPFNLNNPFRPD; this comes from the coding sequence ATGAACACGCTTCAGGACAGGGTCGCGATCATTACCGGCGCCGGCCGGGGGATCGGGCGCGAGCACGCGCTCCTATTTGCGGCGGAAGGAGCGAAGGTCGTCGTCAACGACCTCGGCGGCGATCGGGACGGTACCGGCGCGGACGCTTCGCCGGCACAGCAGGTGGTCGACGAGATCAAGGCGACCGGCGGCGAAGCCATCGCAAACCACGACGACGTGGCCGATTTCGAAGGGGCGCGACGGATGGTCCAAAGCGCCATCGATACCTATGGCGACCTTCACGTCCTCGTCAACAATGCCGGCATTCTGCGCGACCGGATGCTCGTCAACATGACCGAGGAGGAGTGGGACGCGGTCATCCACGTTCACCTGAAAGGTCATTTCGCGCCGCTGAGGCATGCCGCGGCCTACTGGAGGGAGCAGTCCAAGGCCGGGCACGAAGCGAAGCGATCGGTGATCAACACCTCTTCGACGTCAGGCTTGTTCGGGAACGTCGGCCAGACCAACTACGGCGCAGCGAAGATGGGTATCGCCGCCTTGACGATCATCTCGAATTGGGAGCTTGGCCGTTTCGGCGTCCGAGTGAATGCCATTGCTCCGGCCGCGTACACCCGTCTCACCGCTGATCTCAATCCGGACCGTCCGTATGAGCCCGGCGGGCCGATGGACCCGGCGAACATTTCGCCGTTCGTCGCTTATCTCGCCACCGAGGAGTGCCCGATCAACGGCAGGTGCTTCTTCGTGTTCGGCGGCCAGGTTCACCTCTTCCAACCGTTCGCACTCGTCGACAAGATCGAGAAGGACGGCCGGTGGACGGTTCCGGAGCTCGAGAAGGAGGCCGCCCGTTTCGCGGACGTGCCGTTCAACCTGAACAATCCGTTCCGCCCCGACTGA
- a CDS encoding patatin-like phospholipase family protein, protein MGSERVAEKVFVLNGGGNLGAVQVGMLQALLEAGIKPDAVVGTSIGALNAAFLAGHHDLAGIEELSELWSSVRRRDVFPMSIPALAKGVFGHQPFIVESLGLRSLLMRANFGFERLEEAPIPVRVIATDLETGDAVVLRSGDTIRALLASSAIPGVFPTVEIDGRTLIDGGIAANTPIAQAEDFDPSEIYVLPTVPASHLPPPGNAILMMQRAMALSAHPGEQRAVAEASSRRTVRILPVPAAAGKLSIFDFRVTRQLIRESYVLAASWLEGGASSPTSGQLHTLTATSPSLATA, encoded by the coding sequence ATGGGTTCCGAGCGGGTTGCCGAGAAAGTGTTCGTCCTGAATGGCGGCGGTAACCTTGGCGCGGTCCAGGTGGGCATGCTCCAGGCGCTTCTCGAAGCTGGCATCAAGCCAGATGCGGTTGTGGGGACGTCGATCGGAGCCCTGAACGCAGCTTTCCTCGCCGGTCACCACGATCTGGCAGGCATCGAGGAGCTGTCGGAGCTGTGGTCCTCCGTCCGCCGGCGCGACGTGTTCCCGATGAGCATTCCCGCTCTTGCCAAGGGTGTGTTTGGGCACCAGCCCTTCATCGTCGAGTCGCTCGGATTGAGGAGCCTGCTGATGCGGGCGAACTTCGGCTTTGAGCGCCTCGAGGAAGCACCGATCCCAGTGCGCGTGATCGCGACCGACCTCGAGACCGGTGACGCAGTGGTGCTCCGCTCCGGAGACACCATCCGTGCGTTGCTGGCCAGCTCGGCCATCCCTGGGGTGTTCCCCACCGTCGAGATAGACGGCCGTACCCTCATCGACGGGGGCATCGCGGCGAACACCCCTATTGCCCAGGCGGAGGATTTCGACCCGTCCGAGATCTACGTTCTTCCGACCGTGCCGGCAAGCCATCTCCCGCCACCGGGGAACGCGATCTTGATGATGCAGCGGGCGATGGCCCTTTCTGCTCATCCGGGCGAGCAGCGAGCTGTAGCGGAAGCCTCGTCGCGGCGCACCGTCCGGATCCTCCCGGTGCCGGCGGCGGCCGGCAAGCTGTCGATCTTCGACTTCAGGGTGACCAGGCAGTTGATCCGAGAGTCCTACGTTCTCGCAGCTTCGTGGCTGGAAGGCGGCGCGTCGTCGCCGACCTCAGGACAGCTGCACACCCTGACAGCCACGAGCCCTTCTCTCGCCACTGCATAG
- a CDS encoding pyrimidine reductase family protein, which yields MRALLPIAAANVDITDAYAVGRSQVPGRAFVRCNMISSLDGAISLNGRSGTLGGPADRMVFQVLRSLADVILVGAGTMRTEGYGPAVLNEDLRNQRKERGQPAVPPIAVVTRSGNLDWSSPFFTEAEQRPIVVTTTGTNPGARERAGHAAELVLAGEDNVDLEEAIANLYGSGYRSVLLEGGPGLNADVVNAGLLDELCVTLSPRIVAGDGPRILAGPELSVPLELDPVHLLEQDGFYFYRFAVRR from the coding sequence ATGCGCGCTCTATTGCCTATCGCAGCCGCGAACGTAGACATCACCGACGCTTACGCGGTCGGACGGTCACAGGTCCCGGGCCGGGCTTTCGTCCGGTGCAACATGATCTCCAGCCTTGACGGCGCGATCAGCCTGAACGGCAGATCTGGCACGCTCGGAGGTCCGGCGGACCGCATGGTGTTCCAAGTTCTCCGGTCGCTCGCGGATGTGATCCTGGTCGGCGCAGGGACCATGAGGACGGAGGGCTACGGCCCAGCGGTACTGAACGAGGATCTCCGCAATCAGAGAAAGGAACGGGGGCAGCCGGCGGTCCCGCCCATTGCAGTGGTCACGCGATCCGGCAACCTGGACTGGTCATCACCGTTCTTCACCGAGGCCGAGCAGCGCCCCATCGTGGTCACCACCACTGGCACCAATCCCGGCGCGCGCGAGAGGGCGGGGCACGCGGCGGAGTTGGTTCTCGCCGGCGAAGACAACGTGGATCTCGAAGAAGCTATCGCCAACCTCTACGGGAGCGGGTACCGGTCGGTGCTGCTCGAAGGCGGCCCGGGCCTCAACGCGGACGTGGTCAACGCAGGTCTGCTCGACGAGCTGTGCGTGACCCTGTCTCCCCGGATTGTTGCTGGGGACGGACCCCGGATCCTTGCCGGTCCCGAGCTGTCGGTGCCGCTCGAGTTGGATCCTGTCCACCTTCTCGAGCAGGACGGGTTCTACTTCTACAGATTCGCAGTTCGCCGCTAA
- a CDS encoding MazG nucleotide pyrophosphohydrolase domain-containing protein → MQLAELQRLMLETYGERDEARGTTATVAWLTEEMGELARAVRKGTKEEQLHELSDVLAWVASLANQLDLRLDDAVARYSAGCPKCSSSPCRCSDD, encoded by the coding sequence GTGCAACTGGCAGAGCTACAACGGCTGATGCTCGAGACGTACGGTGAACGAGACGAGGCTCGCGGCACCACGGCGACGGTCGCGTGGCTCACCGAAGAGATGGGAGAGCTCGCACGCGCGGTTCGAAAAGGGACCAAGGAGGAACAGCTTCATGAGCTTTCCGACGTTCTCGCCTGGGTCGCCTCGCTGGCGAACCAGCTCGACCTTCGCCTCGACGACGCAGTGGCCCGCTACTCCGCGGGCTGCCCGAAATGCTCGAGCAGTCCATGCCGCTGCTCTGACGATTGA